The Haloterrigena turkmenica DSM 5511 genome includes the window AACAGCGCCGAATCGTCGTTCCACGGGGTGGCCACGTCGACGTTTCGCTTCTGCTTCAGCGTCCGCGTGATGACCCGCGTCGCCGGATTCTTGACGAAGCCCACGAGCGGGACGTCCCGCTCGACGAACCGCTCGACCAGTCGCACGTAGTTCTCGAGCACCGTCGTCGGCCGGGGGTCCTCGAGCAGGAAGTCCGCGAGATCGGGGTGCTGATCGGCCCAGCGGAGCAGCCCGCGGGGGTAGATCGGCCCGTCGAGGACGAGCAAGTCGTCGACCGCGTCGGCGTTCTCGAGGGCGTGTTTGCTCTCGGCGAGGTAGAGCGCCAACGCGTGGACGACCCCTTCGGCGAAGCGGGGCAGCGGCGGGATCTTGACGGCGCGGCTCCGGCTGTAGCCCTCGTCGAACTTCCCCCACGTCTCGTCGACGGTCATCGTCTCGTCGTTGGAGTGGACCGTCATCACGGTGGTCCGCGACCGGTGGAGGTCGAGGTCGCTCGGCGTGGCGGCCATCGCCGCCTGCGCGATGTCGATGACGAGCCCGTTTTTGAACGTCGTCGGGTTGATGGTTCCCGCGTCGAGCCCGTGCTCGCTCGCGAACGGTCGATCACAGAGCGCGACGTCCTCGCAGTCGACGTGGCGGCGGTGCCGCTCGTCGATCGGCTCGAGGATCGTCCGACCGTCGTCAACGAGCGGATCGAGGAACTCCGCCCAGACCGTCTCGGCGAAGGCGCGGCGATCGCGCTCGTCGGCCCCGTGATCGATCCGCCTCGCGAGTTGCGCGATACCGTCGAAGTGGACCGGATCGAGAGTCACACTCGGTGGCTCCCGTCCCACTCGCAAAAAGACGACGGTCGGATCGATCGCACCGCTAGCAATGCATTAACTCGAGGCCGGGTAAAATATTATCAGAAAAATTATATGTGGCTGGGGATTGAATCCGGATACCCCGATGTCCAAGCGAGGTCTGGAAGCGGTCGACACCGACGAGGACCCGATCAACTGGCGCCAGGACGGCGCTGACGTGACGCTGTACGACGAGACGAACCGTGACGCCTGGATCCAGGTCACGTTCGAGGCCGGCGTCCCGCCGGAACGCCGTCTCTTTATGATCTGTGACGACTGCGGCGCCGTTTTCGCACAGCGAACCAAGCCCGGCCGTAGCACGGTCTGTGGCGACTGCGGTGCGACCTTCGACCACCGCCGCGACTAGTCTCGTTCCGGCGGCTCGAGGAGTCCGACTCGAGTTTAGCTCGGCGACGCGGGCCGCCGATCCGATATCGAATACCGGCCGCCGTTCGATTGTCAAAATTTAATCATAACGGCGACGCGGTTATAGTTACCGCTGCCCTCGGGACCCTGTGGAGGGAGCAGCGTCGTGTCGGCGCCCACCACTCGCCGCACGTGTCAGCCCTCCCGCCGAAATACCATGGCAACTGATAGCGGACCCTCCGACCCCGACGTGACTGCGGCCTTCGAACGCGATCTCGAGGCGCTCGTGACGACCGCTTTCGGCCGCGGAGCCGTCATCGACGGCGTCTGGGACGTTTCGTCGCCCGTTTCCGCCGCCCCCGCGTGGACGGTCACGATCGAGCGGCGGGAGCCCGACCCCGACTCCGATCCCGCCTTCGAACCGGAGTTCCTCGAAGACTGACCAGTAAATGATCCGAACCATTTCATTTCTAATATAATTGCTGTACAACAATGGTTATGTGGATCCCCTTCGCACTGGCACGTGTACTCTGCTGAAGTCGGAACGCGAGACCCGGTCGGGGAGAGAGCGTAGGTACAGTACGCCCCCATTATGACGCCGAAAACACGAAATTCCCAGGGAGCCGAGATCGACGACGCGGACGTTTCCTCGACGCGACTGTTCAGGGCCTTCGCGGAGACCCGACGACAGTACGCGCTCGGCTATCTCGCCCAGAAGCCGGCGGCGATTCACCTCGGCGATCTCGCCGAGTACATCGCGCTCAAAGAAGCGACGCCGACGTACGACCGGTACCAGCGGATCCTCGTCGATCTGCACCACCAGCATCTCCCGCACCTCTGTGACGCGGGTCTCGTCCAATACGACGAGGCGACCGAACGTCTCGAGCTGGCGGTCGATCGCGACATGATCGCGCCGTATCTGGACCTCGCCGAAGCCGGGCAGTAAGGTCGACGACCCGATCGACACCTCGACGGGGAGCCGCGTCCTCTACTCGAGAAACCGGTCCCGGACGTTTCCGGTCGGCAGCATACACTGTTCTTTCTGCCCGAACAGCCGGTAGCGATGGCGCGCGACGAGATCGTACGCCCAGTCCCGCAGTCGGCGGGGAAGGAACCGACACGGCCCGAGCAGTCGGTAGCCACCGCCCAGGAGCCGGCCGATCCGGATCACCGCATCGGACTTGACGTACGCCTCGTCGCCCTCGAGCAACACGACCGAGTCGAGGTCGTGGTCGGCGAGGCCGTACTCGGCCAGCAACTGCTGGCCGATGTCGGACTGCAGCGACGCGAAGTGAAACCGGCCCTCGGTGTCCCGCGGGACGAGAAACTGCACGAACCCGTGACAGAGGTTGCAGACGCCGTCGAAGAGCACGATTGGATCCTCTCGCGGTACGTCCGTGGCCATCGTGATAGCGTGAATTCGAACCAGCGAGTGGTCAACGTTCCGGTTCCCGTCCCGGCTCAGGTCGCCGCACACGTCGTTTCGACTCGAGTGGCGGTCCCCGTCGTCGGATCGTCTCCGTCAGGTTCGATCGACCGATAGTGGTAGGTGACTTCGATCCGCTCGACGGGCGAATCGAACTGGTCGGCGGCGCGGTCGCACATGTACGTCCCGAACCGGTCGGCGCGGGCCTCGTCGTCGTCCAGCGAGTTCATGAACTTCCGCCAGCGGAAACTCGGGAGCGTCTCGGACGCGTCCGGCGGCGGCCCCTCCCGGAGCGCCTCGTTTCGCAGGACGTCCATCTCCTCGCCGGACTCGAGCTCCGCTTCGACCACGTACCAGCCGTAGCTCGTCGACGGGTTCGGGGCGTACATCGTCCACTGGTTGTCGTCGGGATCGACGGCGTCGACCGACTCGAACGCGTCCGCGTAGCCCAGCAACCCGACGGTCCAGAGGACGACGACGAGCAGCACGCCGCCGAGGAGGACCGACCGGAGCCGGTGCCGACGGTTCCTGATCTGCGACGGGAGCACCGAACCGAGGCTGCGCGGCGGACCGATTCGCGACGTGAGCGCACCGGTTCGCGACCGCAGGCGCTCGAGCGGCCCGACTCGCTCACAGCACGCCGCGACGGTCGCCTCGAGGCGGTCCCAGACGAACGAGGGAAGGAAGAGCACCAGCACCGCCGTCAGCACGGCGGGGAACAGCCCCACGGCCATGCTCAGTCCCAGTCCGGCGGTAGCGCCGAGGAACGCCCCGACGTAGGCGGTCCGGAGCCACCCGGTCAGCACCAGTAACAGCGGGGCGCCGACGACCAGAGCCAGCCAGCCGTAGGTCCCGACCTCGAGGAGCAGCGGATAGTCGACGACGTGATCGCCGACGAGAATCGTCATGTGGTCCTGTCGGAGGGCGTACCCCAGCGCCTCGCCGGTGGTCCAGGTGTCGCCGAGTCGCTTGTGCTGGCCGTTGTTCGCGAAGAAGCCGACGACGTAGACGAGCACGGCCGCCGTCGCGGGCGTCACGACCCAGTTCTCGGATCCTGTTCCCGTTCTCGTTTCGCTCCCGGGTTCACGGCTCTGATCATCGCCATCTTCCCGGTCGTCGCCGAGCGCGTCCACGGCCCACCGCCGCCCGAGCGGCAGGAACAGCGCCAGCAGCAGCACCTCGCGCAACAGCCTGTCGGCACCGTTGAGGACCAGCGGGTTGCGGAAGTGGACGGAGACCAGCAGGACCAGCGAGAGGAACGTAACGAGTCGCGTTCGGTAGCCGACGATCAGCGCGAGCGCGAGCAGCGCCGCGAGGCCGAACAGCAGCGCCTGCGCCCACGGCTCGCCCGACAGCATGTGCAGCGAGTACTCGCCTCGCGAGTTGCCGACCGCGAGTCGCAACGCCCGCGGGTACGCGCCGGCGTCGGCGTAGAACGCGACCAGCTCCCGCGACCGGTGGAGGATGTCGAACAAGAGCGTACAGCCGAGAATAATTCGAAACGCCGCCAGCGCGCGAGCATCGATGCCGAAACGGCGATCGAGCGCGTCACGGAGCCGAGCGCGGTCGGGCAGCGTCGCGAGGGAGAGACGGCCGGTCATGATCGAGCGGTGGGACGCCGTCGTCGCAGCGACCCGATAGCTGCGCCACATTCTCTAGTTGCGTTGTATATACTTTCCGTCTGCCATCGGCGTCGGGCCGCCGGTCCTCAAGCGGCGGCGAGCGAAGGCGGGAGGGAACGATCCGCGTTCGAGACGCCCGCCGGCGTGTCCGCGAGACAACGACAGCTAGTTACGAGCGGCTGGCGACCCGTCGCACATGGACGCTGCGCTGATCATCCTCGACGGGTGGGGACTCGGCGACGGAACGAGCAGAGACGCCGTAGCAGCCGCCGAAACGCCGAATTTCGATCGGCTCGCCGACGCCGGCGCGTACGGGACGCTCGAGGTCGCGGGCCGGCGCGTCGGCCTCCCCGACGGCCAGATGGGTAACAGCGAGGTCGGCCACCTCAATATCGGCGCCGGACGCGTGGTCCACCAGGAGTACACCCGGATCTCGGACTCGATCGCTGACGGCTCCTTCCGGGAGAACGACGCGATCAACACCGCGTTCGACAACGCCCGCGCAAACGACGGGAAGGTACACTTCGTCGGCCTCGTCAGCGATGGTGGGGTCCACTCCGACCACGAGCACCTCCACGCGCTGATCGAACTGGCGGGCGACCGCGACGTCGAGGCCGTCACCCACGCGATCACGGACGGCCGGGACACCTCGCCCACCGGTGGGCGGGACTACCTCTCGACGCTCGAGGACGTCGTCGCCGAGCACGGTACGGGCGACGTGGCGACGGTCACGGGTCGGTACTACGCGATGGACCGCGACCAGAACTGGGAGCGGACGAAGCGGGCCTACGACGCGATGGTCCACCGCGAGGCCGACCACGAGGCCGACTCCGCGGTCGAGGCGGTCGAGCAATCCTACGATCGCGACGTCACCGACGAGTTCGTCGAGCCGACCGTCATTGCGGACGGACCGGCCCTCGAGGACGGGGATTCGGTGGTCTGGTTCAACTTCCGCTCGGACCGCGCGCGTCAACTGACGCGAATGCTGGCCGATATCCGACCCGAGGACTGGGCCGACCAGTTCGAGACCAGTCCGCCGGACGCGGAGGTCGTCATGCTGACCCAGTACGACAAGACCTTCGACCTCCCGATCGCCTACCCGCCGAACCAGCCCGAGCAGGTGCTCGGCGAGGTACTGGCCGACGCGGGCCGGACGCAACTGCGGATCGCCGAATCCGAGAAGTACGCCCACGTCACCTACTTCCTCAATGGCGGCCGCGAGATCGAGTTCGACGGCGAGATCCGGAAGATCGTCGAGAGCCCCGACGTGCCGACCTACGACCTGCAGCCGGAGATGAGCGCCCCCGAAGTGACCGACACCGCCGTCGACGTGATCGAGTCCGACGACCCCGACGTGCTCGTGTTGAACTACGCCAATCCCGACATGGTCGGTCACACGGGCGACTACGAGGCCGCCATCGAGGCCGTCGAGGCCGTCGACGCGCAACTCGGCCGACTCACGGACGCCCTCGAGGACGCCGGCGCGCACGTCCTCGTCACCGCCGACCACGGCAACGCCGACGACATGGGTACCGAGGAGGATCCCCACACCGCGCACACGTACAATCTCGTTCCGCTCGTCTACGTGGCTGACGACGGAACCGCCGGCGGCAGGACCGTTCGAGCGGGCGGCACCCTCGCCGATATCGCGCCGACGATCCTCGAGTTGATCGACCTCGCACAGCCCCCGGAGATGACCGGCGAGTCGCTGCTCGAGTAAGCGGAGTTCCCCTCTCTCGGTTCACAGCAGGTTCAGCAGCGGGACGACGCCGAACCAGCCCAGAAAGGAGAGCGCGGCAGCCATCAGGCCGTCGATGCGGCCGGGCGTCGTTCGATCCCACAGCCGATCCCGAAGGAGCCAGCAGAGCCCGAGCGCGTGTGGAACGCTGAGGAGCACGAGCGGGTCGTAGGCGCCTCCGGCGACGTCGAACGCCACCCAGACGAGCGCCGTCAGACAGGCCAGACCCGCGGTCGCCACGGCCACCCTCGCGGCGCCGTCGACGCCGAAGCGAACCGCGATCGTCTCCTTGTCGGCGGCCCGGTCGGCCTCGCGGTCCGGCACGCCGGCCAGCGTGATCGACGGAAGCACCGACAGCAGGAACGGCACCGACAGCAGCCACGGGAACGGGTCGGTCGCCCGCCCGCCGAGCAGGACGTAGCCGACCAGCAGGACCCCAGTGCTGTGGGTGACGGCCACGTCGAGTTCGCCCAGCGTCCGGTAGGATAACTCGAGTGGCGGCACCGTGTAGCCGAGCGCCAGCACGCCCAGAGCGGCCATGACGGCCGTACCGGCCACGAGCGAGCCGGGACCGACCGCGAGCGCGGCCCCACCGAAGGCGACGGTCAGCGCGAGCGCGACGCCGATCCCCCGTCTGAGGTCGTCGAACTCGAGCGTGCCGTCGACCAACACCTGTGAACCTCCCGTAAAGGGACCGGCGAACGCGTTCTCGCGGTCCGTCGGGTAATCGACGTACTCGTTCGACAGCACCGTCGCCGCCTCGAGGAAGAAGAGGAAGGCGAAGCCCAGCCAGTAGGTGGTCGACGAGAGGACACCGCTCGAGCCGACGGCCGCCAGCGCGCCGATGGTGTAGGCCACCCACGCCATCGGGTAGAACTGTAGCCGCAGGGCCTTCAGCCACGCCGTCGCCCGGCGCCGGACGCGCGTGGATCGCGAATCTGGCCCGCTGGCGAGACGCTCGCCGAGTCGAGTCGCCTTCTCGAGCCACTCCTCTCGCTCCTCGGGGGTCGACTCCTCGACGGGACCGAGGTTCGTGACCCGCGTGGTACGGATCCCAGCATAGCCCAACGTCGCGCGCTTGACGGCATTGTTGCCCGGCTGACGGTAGATCCAGCGGTAGACCCACGGCGGCATGTCCATCGTGACGATCAACTCGGCGGTCTTGTCGTCCAGTAGTCCCTCGTGACCCGCGCCCTCCCCCTCGTCGTACTCGACGAACGCGAAACCGGGCGTGAAGACGCGGTCGAAAAAGCCCTTGAGCCGCGCCGGCATCGTCCCCCACCAATTCGGGTAAACGAAGACGAGGTGGTCGGCCCACTCGATCGAATCCTGGGCCGCCCGCAGGTCAGGCTCCAGCGGCTGGTCGGTCGGCGAGACCTCGCGGACGTCGGGATCGAACTCGCAATCGGCGACGACGAGCTTCCGCACCTCGAGACCGGCCTCGAGCGCGCCGTCACGGTAGGCGTCGGCCAGCGCGCCACAGAGGCTGTCGGTCCGAGGGTGCCCGAGGACGATCAGGACGTTCATCCGTCGTGCCCGGACGTGACGACGACGCTCTCCGAAAAGTTAGGGCCTGCTGGACGCCGCCGATTCGCCCGCGACTCGAACGCGGTCTCGAGTTCGTTCGATCCGGTAGCGGTACGAACCGCTCACGAGAGCCCTATAGCCGTCATATCAACATTCAATACTGTCTCGGACCCGAGTGGATCCACGGAAATGTCCACGTCCGATCCCGCCCCCGAACCCGCCGGTCGAGTCGTCGAGGACTACGTCTTCGGCGTCCGCATCGTCGACGACGACGCCGACGAGCGCTACCGGTTCGAAGCGCCCGAACACACCGATATCGCCTTCGACAGCCTCGAGGACGCCCGTCTGTACGCCGACGTCTACTTCGACGTCAACGGCTTCGTCGAGGAGGGAACCGGCGAGCGCGGCGTCCCGCCGGAGGTCGTCCAGGCGGGTAAAGACACGCTCGCGGCGTATCTGATGACGATGCCGTGGGCCGACCGAGACTGGGTCGCTTCCTTCTACGGCTCGACGCCGACCGAGATCGATCGCTACCTCACGTGGGTCCGCGATCGCGCCGAAGAGGTCCGGACCGAAGTGAAGACGCAGGGACTCGACTGACGACCGCTCGAATTCCTGCCGCCGTTTGGCACCCTCGTTCCCTTTTCGCGCCAGTCTCGCCGTTCACTGCTGGAGCCGCGCCGACGCCGCGACCGGCACGTCGAGTCTCGGCCTGATCGATCCGCTGCCTGCTGGGTCTTCGATCTGACCCGCAGCGCCGCGTCGACTACGTATTCTTGATCCTATCTGCATATCGATTAATAGACGTCAGAGTGCTATGTTTAATATATTTCTTCCCCCTCTACTTTGTTATATACAATAGATCACTTCCGAATATTATAAATTCTCATTACTTACTCGAAGATTGATCCGACTGCATGGTCGAATTTACGAGGCGGAAGTTGATGGCATCGTCGGCGGCTGCGGCGGTCGGCGCGGGGACGGTCGGTCTCGCGGGAGCGGACGAGGATCCCGAGGAACACGACACGCTCGAGGCGCCGTACGTCAAGGGGAACATCGACCGGTTCTCGACGACGGCGTTCGGCGCCGAAGTGACGGGGCCGTTCGTCTTCGACACGGGGGAGCTGCTCTACAGTCTGCAGGGACCCCACGACGACAATCTCGAGCCCTTCAACGCGGGTGGGGTCGGCGTCTTCGACGACTTCCGGTTTACCTTCAACGGGAAGAACGACGAGTTCGACGAGCTCGAGCCGCCGCGAACCGACCGCGAGGAACAGCAGGTCCTCTCGGCGGCCGGCGAGTACCGGCTGCTCGTGCAGACGGGTGACCCGATCAACGGCGGGACCGAGCGATTCGGCCATCCGCAGACGCCCGACGGGACGGAACTCGTCGAGGTTTCCGAAGACGGGTACGGCATCGGCGACCAGGCCGACATGAACTTCTTCGTCTCGACGGACGAGGAGGGGTTGGAGGGCTACCTCTTCACCAACAACGAGATCCGGCCGGGCGGGATCACGCGAACCCCTCTCTACCGGGACGAGGACGGCTATCTGCAGGCAGATCTCGAGAACGCGATGGAGCTCGAGAACACCGAGGTCTTCCGCGAGATCGGCGGGACGAAGGTCAACTGTTACGGCGATCTGAGTCCGTGGGAGACGCCGCTGTCGGCCGAAGAGGAGTACGGCCATCCGCGCGTCAACGGGCTCGCGACGGTCAGCGACATCGTCGAGGCCGGAAGCGGCGTCGGCCTCCGCGGCGGCAGCGAGTTCTGGAACCGACCCGACATCCTCGAGGTCGACGGCTCGCTCCGGGAGCTCTTCGGTGACGAGCACGAATATCCGATGGGGCTGCACAACAACCGGAACACCGAGAAACACGCTTATCACCTCGGTGTAGAGCCACGCGATCAGAACGAGGTCGAGGGCGAGGACGGTCCCGAGACCGTGAACACGCCTCGCCCCATCGGCGACGAGGAATTCCCGAACCGCTACCGCTACGGCAAGATCGTCGAGGTCACCGAGCCGACCGCCGACGTGCCGACGCCGGTCAAGCACCACGTCTTCGGTCGCGCCGCGTGGGAGTGTCCCGAGGTCCTCCCCGACGAGCGGACGGTCTATCTCGCCTCCGACGGCGGCGCGAAGGGCATCTACAAGTTCGTCGCCGAAGAGCCGATTCCGGAGTACGACGACCGGATGGACGTCCGCGGTACCCTCTATGCGATGAAGGCCGCCGAGATCGGCGAGGGACCGGTCGCCGAGACCGATCTCGACGTCGAGTGGCTCTCGCTGGGCACGGCGAGCAACGCCGAAATCGAGTCCTGGATCAGCGACTACGACGACGTCACCCAGGTCGACTACCTCGAGACCCACGCCGAGACCGACTGGGCCGACGACCTCGAGCAGGCGCTGATGGAAGCGGACGAGGAGGTCGCGATCAACGGCAATCAGGACTACATTACCGACGAGGAGGTCGTCGAGTGGGCCGCCCAGTACGAGGAACGCGGCCCCGACGGCGTTGACGAAGAACTGCGTCGTGTCCCCTTCCTCGAGACCCGCGCGGCTGCCAAGGAAATCGGCGCCAGCGTCGAGTTCAACAAGGCCGAGGGGATCGACGCCCACGACGAGGCCGAACCCGGCGATTTCATCTACTTCGGCATCTCCTCGCTCGGCGGCACCATGACCGATAAGTACGGTGACCTTCGGTTCGACGAGGTTCAGACCGGCGTCCTCTACCGAGCCGAACTCGAGGAGGATTACAACGTTTCCCGGCTCGAACCAGTCGTCGTCGGACCGAACGAGAGCGATCCCACGTCGATCCTCGACGAGTCGCTCATCAACGTCGACAACGTGATGGTCATGGACGACGGCCGAGTCCTCCTCTGTGAGGACAAGGGCACCTTCGGCCGCACGTACGAGAACGACGCGCTGTGGGTCTACGAGCCGCCGGCGGTCCTCGAGGCCAGTTCCGTGGCGGTCAGCCACGGCGCCACCGGCGAGGTCAATCTGACGCTATCGTCGATCCCGGACGGCCTCGCGGGTGGTCGCGTCACTGTCTCGGTCGAGCACGCCGACGTCGCCGCGATCGCCGACGCCAGCTATCACGACGCGCTCGAACTGACCTCGGGGCCGTCGATCGACGGTGACGGCTCGAGCGTCGAG containing:
- a CDS encoding alkaline phosphatase PhoX; this translates as MVEFTRRKLMASSAAAAVGAGTVGLAGADEDPEEHDTLEAPYVKGNIDRFSTTAFGAEVTGPFVFDTGELLYSLQGPHDDNLEPFNAGGVGVFDDFRFTFNGKNDEFDELEPPRTDREEQQVLSAAGEYRLLVQTGDPINGGTERFGHPQTPDGTELVEVSEDGYGIGDQADMNFFVSTDEEGLEGYLFTNNEIRPGGITRTPLYRDEDGYLQADLENAMELENTEVFREIGGTKVNCYGDLSPWETPLSAEEEYGHPRVNGLATVSDIVEAGSGVGLRGGSEFWNRPDILEVDGSLRELFGDEHEYPMGLHNNRNTEKHAYHLGVEPRDQNEVEGEDGPETVNTPRPIGDEEFPNRYRYGKIVEVTEPTADVPTPVKHHVFGRAAWECPEVLPDERTVYLASDGGAKGIYKFVAEEPIPEYDDRMDVRGTLYAMKAAEIGEGPVAETDLDVEWLSLGTASNAEIESWISDYDDVTQVDYLETHAETDWADDLEQALMEADEEVAINGNQDYITDEEVVEWAAQYEERGPDGVDEELRRVPFLETRAAAKEIGASVEFNKAEGIDAHDEAEPGDFIYFGISSLGGTMTDKYGDLRFDEVQTGVLYRAELEEDYNVSRLEPVVVGPNESDPTSILDESLINVDNVMVMDDGRVLLCEDKGTFGRTYENDALWVYEPPAVLEASSVAVSHGATGEVNLTLSSIPDGLAGGRVTVSVEHADVAAIADASYHDALELTSGPSIDGDGSSVEFRFADLEDEIGATLDDVTLATLDLEGVGTGTTDVTIEVHSLDDDDGLAIDTQARPGVVVVGPPPVGEGSGSGRAPTDLDGDGLFEDVNGNGRLDYQDVTLLFEHLEDDAVQLNEAAFDFNDNGRIDYDDVVALYDEL
- a CDS encoding HTTM domain-containing protein; translated protein: MWRSYRVAATTASHRSIMTGRLSLATLPDRARLRDALDRRFGIDARALAAFRIILGCTLLFDILHRSRELVAFYADAGAYPRALRLAVGNSRGEYSLHMLSGEPWAQALLFGLAALLALALIVGYRTRLVTFLSLVLLVSVHFRNPLVLNGADRLLREVLLLALFLPLGRRWAVDALGDDREDGDDQSREPGSETRTGTGSENWVVTPATAAVLVYVVGFFANNGQHKRLGDTWTTGEALGYALRQDHMTILVGDHVVDYPLLLEVGTYGWLALVVGAPLLLVLTGWLRTAYVGAFLGATAGLGLSMAVGLFPAVLTAVLVLFLPSFVWDRLEATVAACCERVGPLERLRSRTGALTSRIGPPRSLGSVLPSQIRNRRHRLRSVLLGGVLLVVVLWTVGLLGYADAFESVDAVDPDDNQWTMYAPNPSTSYGWYVVEAELESGEEMDVLRNEALREGPPPDASETLPSFRWRKFMNSLDDDEARADRFGTYMCDRAADQFDSPVERIEVTYHYRSIEPDGDDPTTGTATRVETTCAAT
- a CDS encoding DUF7344 domain-containing protein; translated protein: MTPKTRNSQGAEIDDADVSSTRLFRAFAETRRQYALGYLAQKPAAIHLGDLAEYIALKEATPTYDRYQRILVDLHHQHLPHLCDAGLVQYDEATERLELAVDRDMIAPYLDLAEAGQ
- a CDS encoding NAD(P)H-dependent oxidoreductase, with the translated sequence MNVLIVLGHPRTDSLCGALADAYRDGALEAGLEVRKLVVADCEFDPDVREVSPTDQPLEPDLRAAQDSIEWADHLVFVYPNWWGTMPARLKGFFDRVFTPGFAFVEYDEGEGAGHEGLLDDKTAELIVTMDMPPWVYRWIYRQPGNNAVKRATLGYAGIRTTRVTNLGPVEESTPEEREEWLEKATRLGERLASGPDSRSTRVRRRATAWLKALRLQFYPMAWVAYTIGALAAVGSSGVLSSTTYWLGFAFLFFLEAATVLSNEYVDYPTDRENAFAGPFTGGSQVLVDGTLEFDDLRRGIGVALALTVAFGGAALAVGPGSLVAGTAVMAALGVLALGYTVPPLELSYRTLGELDVAVTHSTGVLLVGYVLLGGRATDPFPWLLSVPFLLSVLPSITLAGVPDREADRAADKETIAVRFGVDGAARVAVATAGLACLTALVWVAFDVAGGAYDPLVLLSVPHALGLCWLLRDRLWDRTTPGRIDGLMAAALSFLGWFGVVPLLNLL
- a CDS encoding DNA double-strand break repair nuclease NurA encodes the protein MTLDPVHFDGIAQLARRIDHGADERDRRAFAETVWAEFLDPLVDDGRTILEPIDERHRRHVDCEDVALCDRPFASEHGLDAGTINPTTFKNGLVIDIAQAAMAATPSDLDLHRSRTTVMTVHSNDETMTVDETWGKFDEGYSRSRAVKIPPLPRFAEGVVHALALYLAESKHALENADAVDDLLVLDGPIYPRGLLRWADQHPDLADFLLEDPRPTTVLENYVRLVERFVERDVPLVGFVKNPATRVITRTLKQKRNVDVATPWNDDSALFTRLLERGEYVDDIDGQRWERDTEALTYTNWFRSRGGVDRPLSVEGDALGVERDLSLEAYEVTFFVVYDPRDDLIYRIEAPYAFTRAPERRRAVTMQVLQDIAVAHGPPTIVEKADELARISRSEKASLRETLETQFDTSQDRTYDDHRWEEEH
- the gpmI gene encoding 2,3-bisphosphoglycerate-independent phosphoglycerate mutase; translated protein: MDAALIILDGWGLGDGTSRDAVAAAETPNFDRLADAGAYGTLEVAGRRVGLPDGQMGNSEVGHLNIGAGRVVHQEYTRISDSIADGSFRENDAINTAFDNARANDGKVHFVGLVSDGGVHSDHEHLHALIELAGDRDVEAVTHAITDGRDTSPTGGRDYLSTLEDVVAEHGTGDVATVTGRYYAMDRDQNWERTKRAYDAMVHREADHEADSAVEAVEQSYDRDVTDEFVEPTVIADGPALEDGDSVVWFNFRSDRARQLTRMLADIRPEDWADQFETSPPDAEVVMLTQYDKTFDLPIAYPPNQPEQVLGEVLADAGRTQLRIAESEKYAHVTYFLNGGREIEFDGEIRKIVESPDVPTYDLQPEMSAPEVTDTAVDVIESDDPDVLVLNYANPDMVGHTGDYEAAIEAVEAVDAQLGRLTDALEDAGAHVLVTADHGNADDMGTEEDPHTAHTYNLVPLVYVADDGTAGGRTVRAGGTLADIAPTILELIDLAQPPEMTGESLLE
- a CDS encoding thiol-disulfide oxidoreductase DCC family protein → MATDVPREDPIVLFDGVCNLCHGFVQFLVPRDTEGRFHFASLQSDIGQQLLAEYGLADHDLDSVVLLEGDEAYVKSDAVIRIGRLLGGGYRLLGPCRFLPRRLRDWAYDLVARHRYRLFGQKEQCMLPTGNVRDRFLE